In Synergistaceae bacterium DZ-S4, one genomic interval encodes:
- the tuf gene encoding elongation factor Tu (EF-Tu; promotes GTP-dependent binding of aminoacyl-tRNA to the A-site of ribosomes during protein biosynthesis; when the tRNA anticodon matches the mRNA codon, GTP hydrolysis results; the inactive EF-Tu-GDP leaves the ribosome and release of GDP is promoted by elongation factor Ts; many prokaryotes have two copies of the gene encoding EF-Tu), whose translation DNSTFEVNLIVPIAMQPGLRFAVREGGRTVGAGVVTEIID comes from the coding sequence GACAACAGCACATTTGAAGTGAACCTGATCGTACCGATCGCAATGCAGCCGGGACTGCGCTTCGCAGTACGCGAAGGCGGCCGCACGGTAGGCGCAGGCGTCGTTACTGAGATCATAGACTAG